Genomic DNA from Streptomyces diastaticus subsp. diastaticus:
GCGGCCCTGGCCCCGAGGCCGCAGCTCTCCCTCACCACCAACGGCATCGGTCTCGCCCGTACCGCCGGCGCGCTGAAGGAGGCCGGACTCGACCGGGTCAACGTCTCGCTGGACACCCTGCGGCCCGAGGTCTTCAAGACCCTCACCCGGCGCGACCGCCACAAGGACGTCCTCGCCGGACTCGCGGCCGCCCACGAGGCGGGCCTGACCCCGGTCAAGGTCAACTCCGTCCTCATGCCGGGCCACAACGCCGACGAGGCCCCCGACCTGCTCGCCTGGGCCGTGGAGCACGGCTACGAACTGCGTTTCATCGAGCAGATGCCGCTCGACGCCCAGCACGGCTGGAAGCGGGAGGGCATGATCACCGCCGGCGACATCCTCGCCTCGCTGCGCACCCGCTTCAGCCTCACCGAGGAGGGCGCCGGCGAGCGCGGCTCCGCCCCCGCCGAACGCTGGCTGGTCGACGGCGGCCCGTACCGCGTCGGCGTCATCGCTTCCGTCACCCGCCCGTTCTGCGCCGCCTGCGACCGCACCCGGCTCACCGCCGACGGCCAGATCCGCACCTGCCTCTTCGCCTCCGAGGAGACCGACCTGCGGGCCGCCCTGCGCTCCGGCGCGCCCGACGAGGAGATCGCCCGGATCTGGCGGCAGGCCATGTGGGGCAAGAAGGCCGGCTCCGGCCTCGACGACCCTTCCTTCCTCCAGCCCCAGCGCCCCATGTCCGCCATCGGCGGCTGACCCGGGCCCGTACCGGCGTACGGGCGGCTCAGCGCTCCTCCTCCGGCGCCTCCCAGTCGGCGAGCGGCACCACGTCCTTGAGGAAGCCGCGCATCCCCAGGAACTGGGAGAGGTGCTCGCGGTGCTCCTCGCAGGCCAGCCAGGTCTTGCGCCGCCGGGGAGTGTGCAGTTTCGGGTTGTTCCAGGCCAGCACCCAGACGGCCGGTGCCCGGCACCCCTTCGCGGAACAGATCACGGCGTCGGGCTGCCGGGCGCCGCCGAGGGGCCCGGGAAGGTCGGGGAGGTTCACCCCGCGACCCTAACGCGCTGACTCCCGGAGGGGGTCCCCGGACCGGGCGGCGGGCCGAGGGCCGCTCGCCGCCCCGCCGGGTCTCCACGACAACGGGGCTGACAGGACGCCGTACGTCGCGCGGCACACACGGGCCGCGGCGGGGGAAAGGGGAGCAGAAGAGAAAACGACGCCGGGCAGCCACGGGGGGAGCTGCCCGGCGTCGGTCCGTCGCTCCGACGGGGGATGCGGAGCGCTTTCGAAGTATGTCACGGGGTACCCGTCGTGGTGCACCGGAACAACACGATTGATCTGAGCTTTTCTTGAGGTTTCCCGGGCGTGGTCCGGGAGTTGCGGAAACACCCCTGCTCAGAGCAGGTGGCCGCTCCCAGGGTGGGCCCCGGCGGTCTCAGGCGGAGGACGCCGTGCCCTCGCTCCGCGCCCCGTCGGACTCCCGTGTGGCCGTCCGCGGCAACGCGTACGCCCCCGAGGGCAGCGCCTTCAGGCCGGAGGGGACGTGCGCGTCGGGCAGTCCCGGGGCGTTCTCCCGCCCGGCGTTGGCGATCACCACCGCCACGTAGGGGAGGAGGACGCCGAGGACGAGGGCGCCGATCGCCACGTACCGCTCGACGTTCCACAGGGCCGCCGCCGCGATCACCGAGAGGGTGCGCACCAGCATCGCGACGACATAGCGCCGCTGGCGCCCCCGTACGTCGTCCGCGAGGGACTGCCGGGCCCCGGTGATCCGGAAGACCTCGGCCCCGCGCCGCTTCCGCATCCGCTCCGCCACCCTTCCTCGGCCTCTCGGGCCCCGGGAGAAACCAGGTCCGTCGTCACCGGGCCGACGACCGTCCCGGCGGCCTTCAGATTACGCCCGCCCGCCCGCACGGGCACCGGCGGGTGGCCTTGCGGGACCGGGGCGAAGTGCCCGACATGCGCCGAACGCCCCGCGGGCGGAGACTGAGGCGACAGTACGCCTCCCCTAGGAGGAGACATGAGCTGGTTGTGGGCCATCATCGTCGGCCTGATCCTGGGTCTGCTCGCCAAAGCGATCCTGCCCGGGAAGCAGCAGATCCCCATCTGGCTGACGGTGATCTGCGGAATCATCGGCAGCATCATCGGCAACTCCGTGGCGAGCGGGATCGGCGTCGAGGACACCAAGGGCATCGACTGGATCAGGCACGTGCTCCAGCTCGCCGGTGCCGTCCTCATCGTCTGGATCGGCGACATCCTCTGGGCCAGGATCAAGGGCCGGTCACGGGCCTGACCCGGCGGACGGAACGCCGCTGCCCCGGCCCCCTTCCGAGGGGACCGGGGCAGCACGCGTACGCGCCGGGACCTCAGCCGATCTCGACGGCGGCCAGGTTCTTCTTGCCGCGCCGCAGCACCAGCCACCGGCCGTGCAGCAGGTCCTCGGGGCCCGGGACGGCGTCCTCGGCGGTCACCTTGGCGTTGTTCACGTAGGCGCCGCCCTCCTTCACCGTCCGGCGGGCCGCCGACTTGCTCGCCACCAGGCCGGTCTCGGCGAGCAGGTCGACCACCGGGGCGAAGCCGTCGGCCCGTACGTGCGGCAGCTCGTGCAGGGCCGCCTCCAGCGTCGCCGCGTCCAGCTCCGCCAGCTCGCCCTGGCCGAACAGCGCCTTGGACGCCGCGATCACGGCCCGGCACTCGTCCTCCCCGTGGACCAGCGTGGTCAGCTCCTCGGCCAGCGCCCGCTGCGCCGCGCGGGCCTGCGGCCGCTCCTCGGTGACCTTCTCCAGCTCCTCCAGCTCCGCGCGGTCGCGGAACGACAGGATGCGCAGGTACCGCGAGACGTCGCGGTCGTCGGTGTTGAGCCAGAACTGGTAGAAGGCGTACGGCGTGGTCATCGAGGCGTTCAGCCAGATGGCGCCGCCCTCCGACTTGCCGAACTTGGTGCCGTCCGCCTTGGTCATCAGCGGCGTCGCCAGCGCGTGGACCCGCGCGTCCGGCTCCAGGCGGTGGATCAGGTCGATCCCGGCCGTGAGGTTGCCCCACTGGTCGCTGCCGCCCTGCTGGAGGGTGCAGCCGTAGTTCCGGTAGAGCTGGAGGAAGTCCATGCCCTGGAGGAGCTGGTAGCTGAACTCGGTGTAGCTGATGCCCTCCTGGGACTCCAGGCGGCGGGCCACCGACTCCTTGGTGAGCATCTTGTTGACCCGGAAGTGCTTGCCGATGTCCCGGAGGAACTCGATGGCCGAGAGGTTCGCCGTCCAGTCGAGGTTGTTGACCATCCGGGCGGCGTTGGGCCGGTCCTGGCCGAAGTCGAGGAAGGGCTCGATCTGGTCGCGCAGCCGGTGCACCCACTCCGCGACGGTCTCGGGGGAGTTCAGCGTGCGCTCGGCGGTCGGGCGCGGGTCGCCGATCTGGCCCGTCGCGCCGCCGACCAGCGCCAGCGGCCTGAGCCCGGCCTGCTGGAGCCGCCGCATGGTCAGCACCTGCACCAGGTGACCGACGTGCAGGCTGGCCGCCGTCGGGTCGAACCCGCAATAGAAGGTGACGGGCCCGTCCGCGAGAGCCTTGCGCAGAGCGTCTTCGTCGGTGGACTGGGCGAACAGCCCGCGCCACTTCAGCTCGTCGACGATGTCCGTCACGATCCACTGTCTCCTTGAACGATGGTGAAGGGGGACCACACCCCCTCGGCCAGTGTATGGGCGGCACGAAGCGCGACCGGCCCCGCCGGGCCGGACTGTAGGGACCCGACAGAGCCGCCCCCCGGCCCCTGTCGGTGACCGATTCTTCGGTTCACACCGCGTAGCGATAGGTTTTCGGCTGTAGTCGCGCCCGCACAACCGCTATCGAAAGGGTGATCCGTTGAGCCGCTCGGTTCTCGTCACCGGAGGCAACCGGGGCATCGGCCTCGCCATCGCCCAGGCCTTCGCCGACGCAGGCGACAACGTCGCCGTCACCTACCGCTCCGGTGAGCCGCCCGCCGGCTTCCTCGCCGTCAGGTGTGACATCACCGACGCCGAGCAGGTGGAGCAGGCCTACAAGGAGATCGAGGAGAAGCAGGGGCCCGTGGAGGTGCTGGTGGCCAACGCCGGCGTCACCAAGGACCAGCTGCTGATGCGGATGACCGAGGAGGACTTCACCTCCGTCCTCGACACCAACCTCACCGGCACCTTCCGCGTGGTCAAGCGGGCCAACCGGGCCATGCTCCGAGCCCGCAAGGGCCGTGTCGTGCTGATCTCCTCCGTCGTGGGCCTCGTCGGCTCCGCCGGCCAGGCCAACTACGCCGCCTCCAAGGCCGGACTGGTCGGCTTCGCCCGGTCGCTCGCCCGGGAGCTGGGCTCGCGCAACATCACCTTCAACGTCGTCGCCCCGGGCTTCGTCGACACGGACATGACCAAGGTCCTCACCGACGAGCAGCGCGCCGGAATCGTCGGACAGGTCCCGCTGGGCCGCTACGCGCAGCCCGCGGAGATCGCCGCCGCCGTCCGGTTCCTCGCCTCCGACGACGCCGCGTACATCACTGGAGCCGTCATCCCCGTTGACGGCGGATTGGGCATGGGTCACTGATCGCCATGAGTGGACTTCTCGCAGGCAAGCGCATCATCGTCACCGGCGTCATCACCCAGGCGTCGATCGCCTTCCACGTCGCCCGCCTCGCCCAGGACGAGGGCGCCGACGTCGTCCTCACCGGCTTCGGCCGGCTCTCCCTGGTGGAGCGGATCGCCAAGCGCCTCCCCAAGCCCGTCCCGGTCATCGAGCTGGACGTGCAGAACGAGGAGCAGCTCGCCTCCCTCGCGGAGAAGGTCGCCGAGCACTACGGCGACGACGCCGGGGTCGACGGCGTCGTGCACTCCATCGGCTTCGCCCCGCAGGACGCCCTGGGCGGCAACTTCCTCAACACCCCCTGGGAGTCGGTCGGCACCGCCGTCCACGTCTCGGCGTACTCCCTGAAGTCGCTCACCATGGCGGTGCTGCCGCTGCTGGAGAAGCGCGGCGGCTCGGTCGTCGGCCTCACCTTCGACGCCACCCTCGCCTGGCCGAAGTACGACTGGATGGGCGTCGCCAAGGCGGCCCTGGAGTCCACCAGCCGCTACCTCGCCCGCGACCTCGGCCCGAAGAACATCCGCTGCAACCTCGTCTCCGCCGGACCGCTCGGCTCCATGGCCGCCAAGTCCATCCCCGGCTTCGAGGACCTCGCCACCGTCTGGGACGAGCGCTCCCCGCTCACCTGGGAGCTGAGCGACCCCGAGCCCGCCGCCCGCGGTGTCGTGGCGCTGCTCTCCGACTGGTTCCCGAAGACCACCGGCGAGATCGTCCACGTCGACGGCGGCCTGCACGCCATCGGCGCCTGACCTCGGCGTACGCGCCTTCCCGACGCCCCGTCCCCGCCTCCCGCGGGCGGCGGGGCGTCACCCGTCCGGGTGAGCCGTCGGGCGGTGCGGGCGGCCGGGCCGCAGGGTGGAGCACGAGTAACCCCTTGTGGTGCGGCAGCGCCCCGGCCCCGCGGGCCCCGGGCGCGGTACGGCCGAGGAGGTCCCTCTCGTGCACGCGTCCTTGCCCCCGTCCCGCTCCGCCTCTCCCCGGCGGGCCGCCGCCCGCCGCCCCCGCGCGGCGGCGGCCGCGGTCGCGCTGCTCCTGCCGCTGCTGACGGCCTTCCCCGCGCAGGCGGCCGAGGACGACCCGCCGCCGCGCCCGTTCGGCGCCGACTGCCGGCTCACCACCGAGGGCTCGGAGGTCGTCGGGTACTGCCACAACCCGTATCCCGAGCCCGACCGGGTGCGCCTGCATCTGCGGTGCGGGGCGTGGTGGGACCTGGACACGGACGGTCCGGCCCGCGAGGTCGGCCCCGCCCGGTCGGTCGAGCTGACCGGACGCTGCTGGCAGACGGTCGGCTCCGCCTGGATCAGCCACGCCCGCTGAGCCGCGGGGCTCAGCGCTGCCAGAGCCGGCCCGGCCGGCACATCAGCGGGTAGGTGGCGGCCTCGGCCCCGGCCCGTTCGGCGTCCCCCTCGCGGATGGCGTCCACCAGCCGGTCGTGGTCCATGTGGTTCTCCGGCTGGAGCTCGTCGCCGATGTCGCCGCGCAGCCAGTGCCGCAGCACCTCGCCGAGATCGGCGTAGAGCGCGGTCAGCACGTCGTTGTGGGAGGCCGAGACCACCGCGAGGTGGAAGGTGGCGTCGGCCTGGACGAAGCGTTCCGCCTCGCCCGACTCCCAGGCGTCCTCCCGGCGGTCCAGCAGCGCGTCGAGCTGCTTGAGGTCCTTCTCCGTACGGCGGGCGGCGGCCAGTTCGGCGCCGGTCGACTCCAGGGTGGCCCGCAGCTCGGCGATGTGCCGGGGATCGGCGTCGGCGAACCGGCGGTGCATCACCCCGGCGAGTTCGCTGGCGGCGACCACGTAGGTGCCCGAGCCCTGCCGGATGTCGAGCAGGCCGTTGTGGGCGAGGGCGCGTACCGCCTCGCGCACCGTGTTCCGGGCCACGCCGAGCTGCTCGACCAGCTCCGGCTCGGTGGGGATGCGTGTGCCGACGGGCCACTCGCCGGAGGTGATCTGCTGGCGCAGCTCGGCGATGACCTGCTCGGACAGGGCCGAGCGGCGGGGCGATGTCAGCGTCATGTCGGACCTTCGTGCGGTCGGGCCCCGG
This window encodes:
- the fabI gene encoding enoyl-ACP reductase FabI is translated as MSGLLAGKRIIVTGVITQASIAFHVARLAQDEGADVVLTGFGRLSLVERIAKRLPKPVPVIELDVQNEEQLASLAEKVAEHYGDDAGVDGVVHSIGFAPQDALGGNFLNTPWESVGTAVHVSAYSLKSLTMAVLPLLEKRGGSVVGLTFDATLAWPKYDWMGVAKAALESTSRYLARDLGPKNIRCNLVSAGPLGSMAAKSIPGFEDLATVWDERSPLTWELSDPEPAARGVVALLSDWFPKTTGEIVHVDGGLHAIGA
- a CDS encoding DUF3099 domain-containing protein; translation: MRKRRGAEVFRITGARQSLADDVRGRQRRYVVAMLVRTLSVIAAAALWNVERYVAIGALVLGVLLPYVAVVIANAGRENAPGLPDAHVPSGLKALPSGAYALPRTATRESDGARSEGTASSA
- a CDS encoding GlsB/YeaQ/YmgE family stress response membrane protein, producing MSWLWAIIVGLILGLLAKAILPGKQQIPIWLTVICGIIGSIIGNSVASGIGVEDTKGIDWIRHVLQLAGAVLIVWIGDILWARIKGRSRA
- the tyrS gene encoding tyrosine--tRNA ligase; the protein is MTDIVDELKWRGLFAQSTDEDALRKALADGPVTFYCGFDPTAASLHVGHLVQVLTMRRLQQAGLRPLALVGGATGQIGDPRPTAERTLNSPETVAEWVHRLRDQIEPFLDFGQDRPNAARMVNNLDWTANLSAIEFLRDIGKHFRVNKMLTKESVARRLESQEGISYTEFSYQLLQGMDFLQLYRNYGCTLQQGGSDQWGNLTAGIDLIHRLEPDARVHALATPLMTKADGTKFGKSEGGAIWLNASMTTPYAFYQFWLNTDDRDVSRYLRILSFRDRAELEELEKVTEERPQARAAQRALAEELTTLVHGEDECRAVIAASKALFGQGELAELDAATLEAALHELPHVRADGFAPVVDLLAETGLVASKSAARRTVKEGGAYVNNAKVTAEDAVPGPEDLLHGRWLVLRRGKKNLAAVEIG
- a CDS encoding FadR/GntR family transcriptional regulator, whose amino-acid sequence is MTLTSPRRSALSEQVIAELRQQITSGEWPVGTRIPTEPELVEQLGVARNTVREAVRALAHNGLLDIRQGSGTYVVAASELAGVMHRRFADADPRHIAELRATLESTGAELAAARRTEKDLKQLDALLDRREDAWESGEAERFVQADATFHLAVVSASHNDVLTALYADLGEVLRHWLRGDIGDELQPENHMDHDRLVDAIREGDAERAGAEAATYPLMCRPGRLWQR
- the fabG gene encoding 3-oxoacyl-[acyl-carrier-protein] reductase, with the protein product MSRSVLVTGGNRGIGLAIAQAFADAGDNVAVTYRSGEPPAGFLAVRCDITDAEQVEQAYKEIEEKQGPVEVLVANAGVTKDQLLMRMTEEDFTSVLDTNLTGTFRVVKRANRAMLRARKGRVVLISSVVGLVGSAGQANYAASKAGLVGFARSLARELGSRNITFNVVAPGFVDTDMTKVLTDEQRAGIVGQVPLGRYAQPAEIAAAVRFLASDDAAYITGAVIPVDGGLGMGH
- the moaA gene encoding GTP 3',8-cyclase MoaA, whose product is MLIDTYGRVATDLRVSLTDRCNLRCTYCMPEEGLSWLAKPDLLTDEEIVRLVRVAVTTLGVTEVRFTGGEPLLRPGLTGIVQECAALAPRPQLSLTTNGIGLARTAGALKEAGLDRVNVSLDTLRPEVFKTLTRRDRHKDVLAGLAAAHEAGLTPVKVNSVLMPGHNADEAPDLLAWAVEHGYELRFIEQMPLDAQHGWKREGMITAGDILASLRTRFSLTEEGAGERGSAPAERWLVDGGPYRVGVIASVTRPFCAACDRTRLTADGQIRTCLFASEETDLRAALRSGAPDEEIARIWRQAMWGKKAGSGLDDPSFLQPQRPMSAIGG